In Acaryochloris marina S15, a single genomic region encodes these proteins:
- the rnc gene encoding ribonuclease III: MASCPPQRQRQLEKLILRLGLPGNAPIRWELLDLALTHPSASGQANYEQLEFVGDSVVRLIAALLLQTENAQGAVGEWSAIRSVLVSDRHLATLAANYGLDRFLLLGPSTMNDRRGEDSRLADAFEAVLGALYLSTGDLSLIQPWLQTPLEQKAEQVRTDPAYQNYKAALQQWTQAVYQQLPEYRVQEHPPSSQHPNKVMDERFTAEVWLQEQLLGVGKGHSIKAAEKAAAQMAFLKLQSPVPET; encoded by the coding sequence ATGGCAAGTTGCCCCCCTCAACGACAACGACAGCTAGAAAAATTGATCCTGCGCCTGGGGCTACCGGGGAATGCTCCCATTCGTTGGGAGCTACTAGACCTAGCTCTGACGCACCCTTCTGCCTCTGGTCAGGCCAATTATGAACAATTAGAGTTCGTGGGGGACTCCGTCGTCCGTCTGATAGCAGCCCTTCTCCTACAAACAGAAAATGCTCAGGGGGCCGTAGGAGAATGGTCTGCAATTCGCTCCGTATTGGTGAGCGATCGCCACCTAGCGACTCTAGCCGCTAACTATGGTCTGGATCGATTTCTGCTGCTAGGTCCCAGTACCATGAACGATCGCCGGGGCGAAGACTCCCGGTTAGCGGATGCCTTTGAAGCGGTATTGGGGGCCCTTTATCTGAGCACCGGCGACCTCTCGCTGATTCAGCCCTGGCTCCAGACTCCTCTGGAGCAAAAGGCAGAACAGGTCAGAACCGACCCCGCTTATCAAAACTATAAAGCTGCCCTCCAGCAATGGACTCAGGCCGTCTATCAACAATTGCCTGAATATCGAGTCCAAGAGCATCCTCCCTCATCCCAGCACCCTAACAAAGTGATGGATGAGCGCTTTACCGCCGAAGTCTGGCTCCAAGAGCAATTATTGGGGGTGGGTAAAGGGCACTCTATAAAAGCAGCCGAGAAAGCAGCGGCCCAAATGGCCTTTTTAAAACTCCAGTCTCCTGTGCCTGAGACTTAG
- the ccsB gene encoding c-type cytochrome biogenesis protein CcsB, translated as MEGGYFPISNLYESLFFLAWGVTTIHLLAEWLSRSRLVGAATAPVAMGIAAFATLTLPDEMQSSAPLVPALKSNWLMMHVSVMMLSYSALLVGSLLAIAFLIVTFGQTVELKGSSIGTGSFRKRDTRDLQTSTDSSPAANTLDEGLSMSSAATAVLTPVSAPPAPSLSLTRMNLAESLDNMSYRMIGLGFPLLTVGIIAGAVWANEAWGAPWSWDPKETWALITWLVFAAYLHARITRGWQGRRPAYLATGGFFVVWVCYLGVNLLGKGLHSYGWFF; from the coding sequence ATGGAAGGGGGCTATTTCCCCATTAGCAATCTCTATGAATCCTTATTCTTCCTAGCCTGGGGGGTCACCACCATTCATCTCCTGGCAGAATGGCTCAGCCGTAGCCGGTTGGTCGGGGCAGCAACCGCTCCCGTAGCCATGGGGATAGCCGCCTTTGCCACCCTGACATTACCGGATGAGATGCAATCGTCAGCCCCATTGGTGCCGGCCCTCAAATCGAATTGGCTGATGATGCATGTCAGCGTCATGATGCTCAGCTATTCGGCCTTATTAGTGGGGTCATTATTAGCCATTGCCTTTTTAATCGTGACCTTCGGTCAAACAGTAGAACTTAAAGGTAGTTCCATTGGCACAGGCAGCTTCCGCAAACGGGACACTCGAGACCTCCAGACCTCGACAGATTCCTCACCAGCAGCCAATACCTTAGATGAAGGATTATCCATGAGTTCGGCAGCAACGGCTGTACTCACCCCCGTCTCCGCGCCACCAGCGCCCTCTCTTTCTTTGACCCGCATGAACCTAGCGGAGTCCTTAGACAACATGAGCTATCGCATGATTGGCTTAGGATTCCCCCTGTTAACGGTGGGGATTATTGCCGGGGCAGTATGGGCCAACGAAGCCTGGGGCGCTCCTTGGAGTTGGGACCCCAAAGAAACTTGGGCCTTAATCACATGGCTCGTGTTTGCAGCCTATCTTCATGCCCGGATTACCCGAGGTTGGCAAGGACGACGCCCGGCTTATCTAGCTACTGGCGGCTTTTTTGTCGTGTGGGTGTGCTACTTAGGGGTCAACCTGTTAGGCAAAGGGTTACATTCCTATGGCTGGTTCTTCTAG
- a CDS encoding DnaJ domain-containing protein gives MVDSQDHYSVLQVSPQATPAEIKTAFRRLVRQYHPDLNPNNPRAAEVFQRVCTAYEVLSNREQQVIYDPNDRSRSPFVEEPGSVVLQDAQQYFMQGVQKANRRNYATAIADFTQAIHLDKSYLEAYMGRCQARFALGHNREVLQDCDHILSIQPQSAQAFFFRGRSCYRLGHLDLSIESYSQAIALEKDYAQAFYHRGIAHIKVKERLAIRDLQAAASLFRQQGHIGHYQRAIATLKDLNRKPANIVFNLPRNGATVATAAVTALPRLLVNPSGAALEVWKSQLPYQSIGISLIGAGLAMGGVVGGAHFFAPETWTVSDAQLMLLSVVAFSSLVLAGSLIRRMVGKGGSWSGDLLVAGAAMLPVGVWAILSGLAMQLGQIELIALSLFASSFTILGLYSGYTKIGQIAEPIAALAVPTIVMISYGVTALLYRALMLQLV, from the coding sequence ATGGTGGACTCACAAGATCATTACAGTGTGCTGCAGGTGTCTCCACAGGCGACTCCAGCGGAGATCAAAACGGCTTTTCGTCGACTGGTTCGCCAGTATCATCCTGACTTAAACCCTAATAATCCCAGAGCTGCAGAGGTTTTTCAAAGAGTATGTACGGCCTATGAAGTACTGAGCAATCGCGAGCAGCAGGTTATTTATGACCCGAATGATCGTTCTCGATCTCCGTTTGTAGAAGAACCCGGTTCTGTTGTTCTCCAAGATGCTCAACAGTATTTTATGCAAGGGGTACAAAAGGCAAATAGACGAAATTATGCCACTGCGATTGCTGATTTCACCCAGGCGATTCACCTAGATAAGAGTTATTTAGAAGCTTATATGGGGCGATGCCAAGCTCGGTTTGCCCTCGGTCATAATCGGGAAGTGTTGCAAGATTGTGATCATATTTTGAGCATTCAGCCCCAATCGGCTCAAGCCTTCTTTTTTCGGGGACGATCTTGCTATCGCTTAGGCCATTTAGATCTATCTATTGAATCCTATTCCCAAGCTATTGCCTTAGAAAAAGACTATGCTCAAGCGTTTTATCATCGAGGCATTGCTCACATCAAGGTGAAGGAGCGCTTGGCGATTCGTGATTTACAAGCGGCTGCTAGTTTGTTTCGACAGCAGGGACATATTGGCCATTACCAACGGGCCATCGCAACTCTAAAAGATCTCAATCGCAAGCCCGCCAATATCGTATTCAACCTGCCTCGGAATGGGGCAACCGTGGCAACCGCTGCTGTGACGGCCTTACCTCGCCTGCTGGTTAATCCTAGTGGTGCTGCTCTAGAGGTTTGGAAAAGCCAGCTGCCCTATCAATCGATTGGGATTAGCCTAATTGGTGCTGGACTGGCCATGGGCGGTGTGGTGGGGGGAGCCCATTTCTTTGCCCCTGAGACTTGGACCGTGTCTGATGCCCAACTGATGCTGCTCAGTGTGGTGGCTTTCTCTAGCCTAGTGTTGGCGGGCAGCCTTATCCGTCGGATGGTGGGGAAAGGTGGAAGCTGGTCTGGGGATTTGCTAGTTGCTGGGGCAGCAATGCTGCCAGTGGGAGTATGGGCGATTCTCAGTGGTCTAGCGATGCAGTTAGGTCAAATTGAGCTCATTGCCTTGAGTCTTTTTGCCTCTAGTTTTACCATTCTGGGCTTATACAGTGGCTATACCAAGATTGGTCAGATTGCTGAACCAATTGCAGCTCTGGCAGTGCCCACGATTGTGATGATTAGTTATGGGGTGACTGCCCTGCTTTATCGAGCGTTGATGCTGCAATTGGTCTAA
- the tilS gene encoding tRNA lysidine(34) synthetase TilS: MIKSAPWTPLHAHLHHILKERQLLPVQQRILIALSGGQDSFCLLQLLVDLQPKWGWELAIAHGDHCWPLDSDANARHVTQIAHQYQLPYFLHRATTELKSEAAGRQWRYQMLTEIAQQEGHPLVVTAHTASDRAETLLYNLMRGSGTDGLQALSWQRPLSDRVQLVRPLLDVTRGQTGEFCQQRNLPIWQDAMNQELAYRRNRIRLEVLPHLKTHFNPQVETTLAHTAEILQADVDFLEAETQKLLTIALPSPPPVLSETEQYWGYINRDLLQSAPVALQRRALRHFLRQAINISANFQQIEKVMALVKAPNHSQTDPLKKQWVAEVIKPWIVIRSLS, encoded by the coding sequence GTGATTAAATCTGCCCCTTGGACTCCACTACATGCACACCTACACCACATCCTGAAAGAGCGACAACTCTTGCCAGTGCAACAGCGGATCTTAATCGCACTTTCGGGTGGACAAGACTCATTTTGCCTCTTACAACTCTTAGTCGATCTACAGCCCAAATGGGGTTGGGAACTAGCGATTGCCCATGGCGACCATTGCTGGCCTCTAGATTCTGATGCCAATGCCCGCCATGTCACCCAAATTGCCCACCAATATCAGTTACCCTACTTTTTACACCGAGCCACCACGGAACTCAAAAGCGAAGCTGCCGGACGCCAATGGCGTTATCAGATGCTGACAGAGATTGCCCAGCAGGAAGGGCATCCCCTTGTAGTGACTGCCCATACCGCCAGCGATCGCGCCGAGACCTTGCTGTATAACTTAATGCGAGGCAGCGGCACGGATGGATTACAAGCCTTAAGTTGGCAGCGTCCCCTCTCAGATCGGGTGCAGCTCGTGCGGCCTTTGCTAGACGTAACCCGAGGCCAGACCGGAGAATTTTGCCAACAGAGAAACTTGCCTATCTGGCAGGATGCCATGAATCAGGAACTGGCCTATCGCCGAAATCGCATTCGGTTAGAAGTCCTGCCTCATCTCAAGACCCATTTCAATCCACAAGTTGAAACAACCCTTGCTCATACTGCAGAGATCTTGCAAGCTGATGTTGATTTTCTGGAAGCAGAAACCCAGAAACTATTGACGATTGCCCTGCCCAGTCCTCCCCCAGTCTTATCTGAAACAGAACAATATTGGGGATATATTAATCGGGACTTACTCCAATCTGCTCCCGTCGCATTACAGCGTCGAGCACTGCGCCATTTTTTACGGCAGGCTATCAATATATCTGCCAATTTTCAACAAATCGAAAAAGTGATGGCTTTAGTGAAAGCGCCTAATCATTCCCAAACCGATCCTTTGAAGAAACAATGGGTGGCAGAAGTCATTAAACCCTGGATAGTGATTCGGTCTCTTTCATAA
- a CDS encoding substrate-binding domain-containing protein, whose protein sequence is MRPKRSTSISKLAMVVTLGVSSAILLSESDWQRVQAQEAATTIRINNLTRMAPINQTLKQGYETQTPGATVEIKRQQADAPLQVEGQQADLAAISRLLTEEEKGQGLVQVPVTREKIAIVVGKDNPFAKGLTIDQVVKIFRGEITNWSQLGGPSAPIRVIHRPIASNLQSTLQTYELFRAANFEAGGQIVQLDQDNVAALMDELGKDGISYALASQIGEAEAIRPISMYDTLPDDPRYPFSQPFTYVYEGMPTISTKTFLDFVASAPGQAAIAEAKTQSAIDDTSANGSSTNDSAQDGKTDTNAGSADNAQSDNTQSANTSSASSDGSSTSNPDGTGASTVASTDTAGEAQDTSGGLGWLPIALVTLVLGGLVGGVLKTLLAKSKPKPAPRPAPNYAEKIRPTRIQAPETELQEMPNSSPSVPVGEAGSSPLSPENVVLGAAAASAVNEMATPSETKLQGSETELQVSEMEPQVPDERVDITSRELQAKTRIQTPKTELQDTPPSQRGPKTQIQDPTATQLQVLDSEDLAASAALNLDSSPTQLYDPTATQLQDPSNTQLQEPHPTQLQDSSPTQLQDLSATQLQEPNPTQLQDPSSTQLQDSSPTQLQDPSATQLQDPNPTQLQDSSPTQLQEPQQAWMEDVDNPFGIDSPPTQLQDPRQTWIQDEELSPTIEADTPQTPDPRQTWIQDEDFPEGMEPQIFQTLDPKQTWIQDEDEG, encoded by the coding sequence ATGAGACCCAAACGATCTACTTCTATTTCCAAGTTAGCGATGGTAGTCACTTTGGGTGTCTCCTCGGCCATACTATTGTCTGAATCGGATTGGCAAAGGGTTCAAGCCCAGGAAGCGGCAACAACCATTCGCATCAATAATTTGACCCGCATGGCTCCGATTAATCAGACCCTTAAGCAAGGATATGAAACTCAAACCCCAGGTGCGACGGTCGAGATTAAGCGTCAGCAGGCTGATGCTCCCCTCCAGGTAGAGGGCCAACAGGCTGATTTAGCGGCTATTAGTCGCCTCCTCACGGAGGAAGAGAAAGGGCAAGGCTTAGTCCAAGTCCCTGTCACCCGGGAAAAAATTGCAATTGTTGTGGGTAAAGATAATCCCTTTGCCAAGGGGTTAACTATTGACCAAGTGGTTAAAATTTTTCGGGGAGAAATCACGAATTGGTCCCAACTGGGAGGCCCCTCCGCCCCTATTCGTGTGATTCATCGCCCGATTGCCAGCAATCTTCAAAGTACGTTGCAAACCTATGAATTGTTTCGAGCCGCTAACTTTGAGGCAGGTGGCCAGATTGTTCAGCTCGATCAAGATAACGTTGCGGCCCTGATGGATGAATTGGGTAAGGATGGCATTAGCTATGCCCTTGCCAGTCAGATTGGCGAAGCTGAAGCGATTCGCCCCATCTCCATGTACGACACTTTGCCCGATGATCCGCGGTATCCCTTTTCTCAGCCCTTTACCTATGTCTATGAAGGTATGCCCACTATCTCGACTAAAACGTTTTTAGACTTTGTGGCCTCTGCTCCGGGACAAGCAGCGATTGCGGAAGCAAAGACCCAATCTGCTATCGACGACACCAGTGCTAATGGTTCATCAACCAATGATTCTGCGCAAGATGGAAAAACAGATACCAATGCTGGATCTGCGGATAATGCTCAGTCAGATAATACTCAGTCAGCCAATACATCTTCGGCATCATCGGATGGTTCTTCTACCTCTAACCCGGATGGAACGGGGGCATCAACTGTTGCGAGCACGGATACGGCAGGAGAAGCCCAAGACACGTCTGGAGGGTTAGGGTGGCTACCCATTGCTCTAGTCACGTTGGTGTTGGGAGGGCTAGTGGGGGGTGTCTTAAAAACATTGCTGGCAAAATCTAAGCCGAAACCAGCCCCGAGACCAGCCCCCAATTATGCTGAAAAAATAAGACCCACTCGTATTCAAGCGCCTGAAACAGAGTTACAAGAAATGCCAAACTCCTCCCCTTCAGTGCCGGTGGGTGAGGCAGGAAGTAGCCCCCTTTCCCCTGAAAATGTGGTTTTGGGAGCAGCGGCAGCGAGCGCAGTTAATGAGATGGCTACGCCCTCTGAAACGAAACTTCAAGGATCAGAAACTGAGCTGCAGGTCTCAGAAATGGAACCGCAGGTCCCGGATGAGCGGGTAGATATTACGTCTAGGGAGCTACAGGCAAAAACGCGTATTCAAACTCCTAAAACTGAACTGCAGGATACACCGCCATCCCAAAGAGGTCCAAAGACCCAGATCCAAGATCCGACTGCCACTCAACTGCAAGTCCTTGACAGTGAAGATTTGGCAGCCAGTGCAGCACTAAACCTCGACTCTAGTCCCACTCAGCTTTACGATCCAACGGCTACCCAGCTACAAGATCCGAGTAATACCCAACTTCAGGAGCCTCATCCGACTCAGTTACAAGACTCAAGTCCGACCCAGCTGCAAGATCTTAGTGCTACTCAGCTTCAGGAGCCTAATCCCACTCAGCTGCAAGACCCCAGTTCGACTCAGTTACAAGACTCTAGCCCTACCCAGTTGCAAGATCCTAGCGCTACACAATTACAAGACCCTAATCCCACTCAGCTCCAAGACTCGAGTCCGACCCAGCTGCAAGAGCCTCAACAGGCTTGGATGGAAGATGTCGATAATCCTTTTGGCATCGATTCACCGCCCACTCAACTTCAAGATCCAAGGCAAACTTGGATTCAAGATGAAGAGCTGTCCCCCACCATAGAGGCGGATACTCCTCAGACTCCAGATCCGAGGCAAACTTGGATTCAAGATGAGGATTTCCCTGAAGGAATGGAACCGCAAATTTTCCAAACACTAGATCCCAAGCAGACGTGGATTCAAGACGAAGATGAAGGCTGA
- a CDS encoding DUF3747 domain-containing protein, whose product MHYLSLHRLTAFAAAAIPLATALPAIANGIPATNPDLLESKRSPQTFLAATFGQTAVPQNKFIAVAVPRDRGYYNLLVLEQISSSKKCWKEHGASPTEIEPLLLKFDFTGICGRSTDSNGYSIRQAGKDLGLDYQLTLQKQGNELLLLGMPSSRRLGEPMVIGRTRGMSSGLLKIHLNSGWNFAKRTYNGKTLGHVYLNTEQAQPAVFAGRRLSPPRSSARREPIVPPSSAKVVDIPVPSQSASVPSSGFLYRVVVEPGNSGQKTRIKSLVPDAFRSAYQGRSVMQVGLFNSRSKVDSIVKLLKRNDLKPEIIENERSRISAVPPSSIASRGVDIPVPSPVADRRRRFKSAARQSNTLYRVVVKPRNTKQKSKIKSLVPDAFRSSYKGRSVMQVGLFDNRSKLDRMVKLMKRNGLKPEVIKDSRRRLALRTVPARVGVLPVPGSRIPMGRADKGSDIYHLRAGLPPAPPSSSIALGPRYRIVVSAFNSRQKSKLKGLVPGAFRSSYRGRSVMQVGSFASVREAQDRMQLIQRHGMNPILEKTQ is encoded by the coding sequence ATGCATTATTTATCTCTTCATAGGTTGACGGCATTTGCCGCTGCTGCCATTCCATTGGCGACGGCCTTACCTGCGATCGCAAATGGAATACCCGCCACAAACCCAGACCTATTAGAGAGTAAACGCAGCCCTCAAACCTTTTTGGCCGCTACTTTTGGGCAAACAGCGGTCCCCCAAAATAAATTTATTGCAGTTGCGGTTCCCCGAGATCGGGGTTACTACAATTTGCTGGTTCTGGAACAAATTTCTAGCAGTAAAAAATGTTGGAAAGAGCATGGAGCGAGCCCCACAGAAATTGAGCCTCTATTGCTCAAGTTCGACTTTACAGGGATTTGTGGCCGTAGCACCGATAGCAATGGTTACTCTATCCGTCAGGCAGGTAAAGATCTAGGGCTAGATTATCAACTCACTCTACAAAAACAAGGTAATGAGCTGCTGTTGCTAGGGATGCCCAGCTCTCGCCGGTTAGGGGAGCCAATGGTTATTGGTAGAACCCGGGGCATGAGTTCTGGACTGCTCAAAATTCACTTGAATTCTGGCTGGAATTTTGCCAAACGCACCTACAATGGCAAAACCCTAGGCCATGTTTATCTCAATACTGAGCAAGCACAGCCCGCTGTGTTTGCCGGACGGCGCTTATCGCCTCCACGGTCATCTGCGAGAAGGGAGCCGATTGTGCCGCCTTCCTCTGCAAAAGTAGTTGACATACCCGTGCCCTCCCAGTCTGCATCAGTGCCCAGTTCAGGGTTTCTCTATCGAGTTGTGGTGGAACCTGGCAATAGCGGGCAAAAGACTCGTATCAAATCATTAGTGCCAGATGCTTTTCGATCCGCATACCAAGGTCGCTCGGTGATGCAGGTCGGCTTGTTTAATAGCCGTTCCAAAGTCGATAGCATCGTAAAACTGTTGAAGCGCAATGACTTGAAGCCAGAGATTATTGAAAATGAGCGATCTAGAATTTCTGCAGTCCCTCCTTCTTCGATTGCCAGTCGCGGCGTAGATATTCCTGTTCCTTCCCCGGTAGCCGATCGTAGACGCCGGTTTAAATCGGCTGCACGCCAATCTAATACGCTGTATCGGGTTGTCGTTAAGCCTCGGAATACCAAACAAAAATCTAAAATTAAGTCTCTTGTCCCCGATGCCTTTCGATCGTCTTATAAGGGGCGATCTGTGATGCAAGTGGGGTTGTTTGACAATCGCTCTAAACTGGATCGCATGGTCAAACTGATGAAGCGAAATGGTTTGAAACCTGAAGTCATCAAAGATAGTCGTCGCCGCCTCGCCTTGCGAACCGTGCCTGCTAGGGTAGGTGTATTACCCGTGCCGGGGTCTAGGATTCCAATGGGGCGCGCAGATAAAGGGTCCGATATTTATCATCTCCGGGCAGGATTGCCCCCTGCACCGCCCTCGTCATCGATTGCTTTAGGACCTCGATATCGAATCGTGGTATCAGCCTTTAATTCCCGTCAAAAAAGTAAACTTAAGGGGTTGGTTCCCGGTGCCTTTCGATCTTCTTATCGTGGGCGATCCGTGATGCAAGTAGGGTCTTTTGCTTCTGTGCGAGAAGCACAAGATAGAATGCAACTGATCCAACGTCACGGGATGAATCCGATTCTGGAGAAAACTCAGTAA
- a CDS encoding pitrilysin family protein: MRLSRLQKIALLLLAAFVSLALYGQPVGAATPKPPPAEAGQSIQPYLDRVKDKVTTFRLKNGLKFIVLERHQAPVVALHTYADVGGSDEPMGQTGVAHYLEHLAFKGTRRIGATDYESEKPLLEQQDKLFDQIQAAKAKKDEQAVQTLTQEFTEVSKKAGELVKQNEMGQIINQEGGVGLNATTSSDATRYFYSLPANKLELWMSLESERFLEPVLREFYKEKEVILEERRLRTDNSPIGKMVEVFLGEAFDVHPYLQPVIGYEKDLRNLTRQNVQDFFDTYYGPGNLTIAIVGDVNPKEVKKLAKTYFGRFKSRSQPPQVTEVEPPQQKTKSVTLELKSQPWYLEGYHCPAISDPDHAIYELIASLLSDGRTSRLYKSLVESQKIALSAEGFSGFPGDKYPNLMLFYALTAPGHTVDEVATSLNAELAKLKTELVDTQDLDRLKTQARASLLRSLDSNSGMARLLTEYEVKTGDWRNLFSELEKIESVTPEDVQRIADLTFKPENRTVGYILSKGK; this comes from the coding sequence ATGCGGTTGTCTAGATTACAAAAAATTGCTTTGTTGCTGCTGGCTGCCTTTGTTAGCCTCGCTCTTTATGGTCAACCGGTTGGGGCGGCAACCCCAAAACCCCCTCCAGCAGAAGCGGGTCAATCTATCCAACCCTATCTGGATCGAGTCAAGGATAAGGTAACGACATTTCGGCTGAAAAATGGACTGAAATTTATTGTTTTAGAAAGACATCAAGCGCCCGTTGTTGCGCTTCATACCTATGCAGATGTAGGCGGTTCTGATGAACCGATGGGACAAACTGGGGTTGCACATTATCTGGAGCATTTAGCATTCAAAGGCACTCGCCGGATTGGTGCAACAGACTATGAGTCTGAAAAGCCGCTCTTAGAACAGCAAGATAAGCTATTTGACCAAATCCAAGCGGCAAAGGCTAAAAAAGATGAGCAAGCGGTTCAAACACTGACCCAAGAATTCACTGAAGTCTCCAAGAAAGCAGGGGAACTGGTGAAGCAAAACGAAATGGGCCAAATCATCAACCAAGAAGGGGGCGTGGGCCTCAATGCCACAACCTCCTCAGATGCGACCCGCTATTTCTATAGCTTGCCTGCCAATAAGCTAGAACTTTGGATGTCTTTGGAATCAGAACGTTTTTTAGAGCCTGTTCTGAGGGAATTCTATAAAGAGAAAGAAGTCATTTTGGAAGAACGGCGGTTACGCACCGATAATTCGCCCATTGGCAAAATGGTCGAAGTCTTCTTAGGAGAAGCTTTTGATGTCCACCCTTATCTGCAGCCGGTGATTGGTTATGAGAAAGATCTTCGCAATTTAACCCGTCAGAATGTCCAAGACTTCTTTGATACCTACTATGGTCCTGGTAATTTAACCATTGCCATTGTGGGGGATGTGAACCCCAAAGAAGTGAAGAAGCTGGCGAAAACTTATTTTGGCCGTTTCAAGTCGCGATCACAGCCCCCTCAAGTCACTGAGGTGGAACCCCCACAACAGAAAACAAAATCCGTGACCCTGGAGTTAAAATCCCAGCCTTGGTATTTAGAAGGCTATCATTGCCCTGCCATTAGCGATCCGGATCATGCCATCTATGAATTGATTGCTAGCTTGCTGAGTGATGGCCGTACGTCTCGACTCTATAAGTCTTTAGTAGAATCGCAAAAGATTGCCTTGAGTGCAGAAGGGTTTAGTGGTTTTCCTGGAGATAAGTATCCGAACCTGATGTTGTTCTACGCGTTAACGGCACCCGGACATACGGTCGATGAAGTCGCCACTTCTTTGAATGCTGAGTTGGCAAAACTGAAGACAGAATTGGTAGATACCCAAGACTTGGATCGTCTGAAAACCCAGGCTCGGGCTAGTCTATTGCGATCGCTAGATTCGAATAGTGGGATGGCAAGGTTATTGACAGAGTACGAAGTCAAAACCGGGGATTGGCGCAATCTGTTCAGTGAACTAGAAAAGATTGAATCCGTGACTCCAGAAGATGTTCAACGAATTGCGGACTTGACCTTCAAACCTGAAAATCGTACCGTTGGCTATATCTTGTCCAAGGGCAAATAA
- the rppA gene encoding two-component system response regulator RppA: MSQILLVDDEVELTDALSRLLKREGYSVDVANDGEAALLAVQHQIGQGQLYDLLILDWMLPKLSGIEVCQELRSQSQLTPVLFLTAKDTLDDRVQGLDAGADDYLVKPFELRELLARVRALLRRSEQFPQTSSESLSQRLQMEGLELDLESQIAYCQGQAITLSEKESQLLTYLMQHPHQLLTHDQIYQHLWPSGDQPSSNVLAAQIRLLRRKIAAKNSPPLIHTIYGKGYWFGSKVETEP; the protein is encoded by the coding sequence ATGAGTCAAATCTTGCTAGTTGATGATGAGGTTGAACTAACTGATGCCCTGAGCCGTTTGCTCAAGCGGGAGGGGTATAGCGTAGATGTCGCCAATGATGGTGAAGCCGCCTTACTCGCCGTGCAGCATCAGATCGGACAAGGGCAGCTGTATGATTTACTGATCCTCGATTGGATGCTACCCAAATTGTCGGGGATTGAAGTGTGTCAGGAGTTGCGATCGCAATCCCAACTCACCCCCGTTTTATTCCTGACGGCCAAGGATACCCTAGATGATCGGGTCCAAGGGTTGGATGCTGGCGCGGATGACTACTTAGTCAAGCCCTTTGAATTGAGAGAACTACTAGCGCGCGTGCGGGCCCTCCTGCGTCGAAGTGAGCAGTTCCCTCAAACGTCATCTGAATCTCTATCCCAGCGCCTCCAAATGGAAGGACTAGAGCTGGATTTGGAAAGCCAAATTGCCTATTGTCAGGGGCAGGCCATTACCCTGTCCGAAAAAGAAAGCCAGCTGCTCACCTATCTAATGCAGCACCCCCACCAATTGCTCACCCATGACCAGATTTACCAGCACCTATGGCCCAGTGGAGATCAACCCAGTAGCAACGTCTTAGCAGCCCAAATTCGGCTTCTGCGCCGAAAGATTGCCGCCAAGAACTCTCCACCGCTTATTCATACGATATATGGCAAAGGATATTGGTTTGGGTCCAAGGTAGAGACTGAACCGTAA